A single region of the Rhodococcus sp. W8901 genome encodes:
- a CDS encoding MFS transporter yields the protein MTSAAVGTRPARASLVLTALILVAAVANLNLAVANVALPDIGRAFDASQTQLNLIAVGYSVGLAGSVLYLGALGDRFGRKMMLVLGMVLSPPACIIAAFAPTVEVLILARLLGGVAAGMAFPTTLALITALWSGAGRTKAIALWSAIGGGISSLGPLVSGALLQSFDWGSVFLVTVPLALVALGFAVFFVPSHVNESTDPVDHLGGIVSVVLVAALVLGINFAPVDGMRMTALSMLLVAAAAGIAFGIRQLRAKYPLFDLRVARRRIFWVAAVAGIVVFGTLMGTLYIGQQFMQNVLGYSTLAAGSAGLPAAAVMVVVAPQSAKLVESHGARFTLLLGYTAIVLGLLVALLLWKEDAQYWKIALGYMFLGAGVGLAGTPASHSLTGSVPVWRAGMASGTADLQRDLGGAIVQSVLGALLTAGYAASFAASIAASPDSGAVSDQTEAALEKSFAGAENVAERYPQYADAITAAARAAFLDGDTRAYSAAIVIVLVGAALVFFAYPHRDRERELFAQYHETDEATERADR from the coding sequence ATGACGTCCGCTGCGGTCGGGACACGCCCCGCCCGGGCCTCGTTGGTCCTGACGGCCCTGATCCTCGTCGCCGCCGTGGCGAACCTGAACCTGGCGGTGGCCAATGTCGCGCTGCCCGACATCGGTCGGGCCTTCGACGCGAGCCAGACGCAGCTGAACCTGATCGCCGTCGGGTACTCCGTCGGGCTCGCGGGTTCGGTGCTCTACCTCGGTGCCCTCGGTGACCGGTTCGGCCGCAAGATGATGCTGGTGCTCGGCATGGTGCTGTCGCCGCCCGCGTGCATCATCGCCGCGTTCGCGCCGACCGTCGAGGTGCTGATCCTCGCGCGCCTGCTCGGGGGTGTCGCGGCCGGGATGGCCTTCCCGACCACCCTCGCGCTGATCACCGCGCTCTGGTCGGGGGCCGGCCGGACCAAGGCGATCGCTCTGTGGTCCGCGATCGGGGGCGGCATCTCCTCGCTCGGCCCGCTCGTGTCCGGTGCCCTGTTGCAGTCGTTCGACTGGGGTTCGGTGTTCCTGGTGACGGTGCCGCTCGCGCTGGTCGCACTGGGGTTCGCCGTGTTCTTCGTGCCGAGCCACGTCAACGAGTCGACCGATCCGGTGGACCATCTGGGCGGGATCGTTTCCGTGGTCCTGGTGGCTGCACTGGTGTTGGGGATCAACTTCGCTCCCGTCGACGGTATGCGCATGACCGCGTTGTCGATGCTGCTGGTCGCGGCCGCCGCGGGCATTGCGTTCGGAATACGGCAGTTGCGGGCGAAGTACCCGCTGTTCGACCTGCGGGTGGCCCGCAGGCGGATCTTCTGGGTGGCGGCGGTCGCGGGCATCGTCGTGTTCGGCACGCTGATGGGGACGTTGTACATCGGTCAGCAGTTCATGCAGAACGTGCTCGGCTACTCCACGCTGGCCGCGGGCTCCGCGGGTCTGCCCGCGGCGGCCGTCATGGTGGTGGTGGCGCCGCAGTCGGCCAAGCTGGTCGAGTCGCACGGCGCGCGGTTCACCCTCTTGCTGGGATACACGGCGATCGTGCTGGGACTGTTGGTGGCCCTGCTGCTGTGGAAGGAGGACGCGCAGTACTGGAAGATCGCGCTCGGCTACATGTTCCTCGGCGCGGGCGTCGGACTCGCCGGCACGCCCGCCTCGCATTCGCTGACCGGGTCGGTGCCGGTGTGGCGGGCGGGAATGGCGTCGGGCACCGCGGACCTGCAGCGCGACCTGGGTGGCGCCATCGTGCAGTCGGTGCTCGGCGCGCTGCTCACCGCCGGATACGCGGCCTCGTTCGCTGCCTCGATCGCCGCCAGTCCGGACTCCGGCGCCGTCAGTGATCAGACCGAGGCCGCGTTGGAGAAGTCGTTCGCCGGTGCCGAGAACGTCGCGGAGCGGTACCCGCAGTACGCGGACGCGATCACCGCCGCCGCCCGTGCGGCCTTCCTCGACGGTGACACCCGCGCGTACAGCGCGGCGATCGTGATCGTCCTGGTCGGTGCGGCGCTCGTCTTCTTCGCCTACCCGCACCGCGATCGGGAACGGGAACTGTTCGCGCAGTATCACGAGACCGACGAGGCGACCGAGCGCGCCGACCGGTGA
- a CDS encoding OsmC family protein, producing the protein MPTRTARTAWKGTLEKGSGQVELTSSGAGTFEVSFPKRAAEDAGGTTSPEELIAAAHSSCYAMQLSALIGEAGGVPQSLDIRADVSLGPDDPGFKLTGITLTVRGEVDGLDAAGFARVAQAAKESCPVSKALTGVTVTLDAALE; encoded by the coding sequence ATGCCCACACGTACCGCACGCACCGCCTGGAAAGGGACGCTCGAAAAGGGTTCGGGCCAGGTCGAACTCACCAGTTCGGGGGCGGGCACCTTCGAGGTGTCGTTCCCGAAGCGGGCCGCCGAGGACGCCGGGGGCACCACCAGTCCGGAGGAACTGATCGCGGCCGCGCACTCGTCCTGCTACGCGATGCAGTTGTCCGCCCTGATCGGCGAGGCGGGTGGGGTCCCGCAGAGTCTCGACATCCGCGCCGACGTATCGCTCGGCCCCGACGATCCGGGCTTCAAGCTCACCGGGATCACGCTCACTGTCCGCGGTGAGGTGGACGGCCTGGACGCTGCGGGGTTCGCCCGTGTGGCCCAGGCGGCCAAGGAGTCCTGCCCTGTGAGCAAGGCCCTCACCGGCGTCACGGTCACGCTGGATGCCGCGCTCGAGTAG
- a CDS encoding SH3-like domain-containing protein, whose protein sequence is MTTAQGYEVILGTLKEGSERGGALPDTDRKPDPWESAMQATVECLSWRGAWDNLERRHTEDELGETIYSEFPVHSRSAITTAHTLLDRGIVTQDELKAKMDRIRARLERA, encoded by the coding sequence GTGACCACGGCACAGGGATACGAGGTCATCCTCGGCACACTGAAAGAAGGCTCCGAGCGCGGCGGAGCCCTCCCCGACACCGACCGCAAGCCGGACCCGTGGGAGTCGGCAATGCAGGCCACGGTCGAATGCCTGTCGTGGCGCGGCGCGTGGGACAACCTCGAGCGCCGGCACACCGAGGACGAACTGGGCGAAACCATCTACAGCGAGTTCCCGGTCCACTCCCGGTCCGCGATCACCACCGCGCACACGCTGCTCGACCGCGGCATCGTCACGCAGGACGAACTGAAGGCGAAGATGGACCGGATCCGGGCGAGGCTCGAACGAGCCTGA